The following are from one region of the Paenibacillus sp. JZ16 genome:
- a CDS encoding ABC transporter ATP-binding protein: protein MAQAINNWQLDQKADLNAPQSKPKYISTFRALSGYMKEYRLIFAGFIGCTLIAISAELLQPYLMKIAIDDNLMVGKNDFRGLMLICAIYFLLSLLSMVFTYLQNNLLQKAGQSIVASIRKRLFAHISKLSMSYFDKVPSGSLITHVSSDTEAINQFFNQVLLSLFRDGFTLIFILVLMFQLDVTLTLYCLILLPIIAGIAIAFRRYMRHTYQMARTRLSRLVAFVAENLSGMNLIQVFHQQKEQEKQFEERNDSYFKANIREIRTNVLFNRSYEILNNLAIAFVTWLGGQAVLGTTLEFGVLYAFITYIRLFFQPINTITQQWNTLQSATVAINRIWGLLAIQPEVTDQRKPVAIEKASVEGRVEFDRITFGYEGGAPVIQDLDLHINPGEMIGIVGTTGAGKSSLISLLCRFYDVNEGSIRIDGIDIRELAQSDLHRMVGLVQQEPYLYSGTVLDNVRLFDETISRERVIEACRFIGADSIIMRMREGYDTRLSERGSGLSAGERQLISFARIIVFQPKILILDEATANLDSHTEQLIQNALQLVAEGRTTLVIAHRLSTIMGADRILVMSKGRIVEQGTHQELLNSHGYYEELYLHSQGQKQEHEAAGSLYRTR, encoded by the coding sequence ATGGCACAGGCCATTAACAATTGGCAGCTGGACCAGAAGGCGGATCTGAATGCCCCTCAGTCCAAGCCCAAGTATATTTCCACATTCCGTGCTCTATCGGGTTATATGAAGGAATACCGACTGATTTTTGCCGGGTTTATCGGCTGCACCTTGATTGCCATCTCGGCAGAGCTGCTGCAGCCGTATCTGATGAAAATCGCAATCGATGATAATCTGATGGTCGGCAAGAACGATTTTCGGGGCCTGATGCTCATATGCGCTATCTATTTTTTGTTATCGCTGCTCAGCATGGTGTTTACCTATTTGCAAAATAATTTGCTGCAGAAGGCGGGGCAGAGCATTGTAGCGAGCATTCGCAAACGGCTGTTTGCCCATATATCCAAGCTGTCGATGTCATATTTCGATAAAGTGCCGAGCGGCAGCTTGATTACGCATGTGTCCAGTGATACCGAAGCGATCAATCAGTTTTTTAACCAGGTGCTGCTCAGCCTGTTCCGCGACGGCTTCACCTTGATCTTCATTCTGGTCTTGATGTTCCAGCTGGATGTCACGCTGACCTTATACTGCTTGATCCTGCTGCCGATCATTGCGGGGATTGCCATTGCGTTCCGGCGTTATATGCGCCACACCTATCAGATGGCCAGAACGCGGTTATCCCGGCTGGTGGCCTTTGTGGCCGAGAATCTATCGGGGATGAATCTGATCCAAGTGTTCCATCAGCAGAAGGAGCAGGAGAAGCAGTTCGAGGAACGGAACGACTCTTACTTCAAAGCGAACATTCGGGAGATCCGGACGAATGTGCTGTTTAACCGCTCCTACGAAATATTGAACAACTTGGCGATTGCGTTCGTGACGTGGCTCGGCGGACAAGCCGTACTGGGAACGACGCTGGAGTTCGGCGTGCTGTATGCCTTCATAACGTATATCCGTTTATTCTTTCAGCCGATCAACACGATCACCCAGCAGTGGAACACGCTGCAATCGGCAACGGTGGCGATTAACCGGATATGGGGTCTCCTGGCGATTCAGCCTGAGGTTACGGATCAACGCAAGCCGGTGGCCATCGAGAAAGCAAGTGTCGAGGGACGCGTTGAATTTGATCGGATCACGTTCGGTTACGAAGGCGGGGCACCGGTCATTCAGGACCTGGATCTCCATATCAACCCTGGAGAGATGATCGGGATTGTCGGTACCACCGGCGCGGGAAAAAGCTCGCTTATCAGTCTCCTGTGCCGTTTCTATGATGTAAATGAAGGAAGCATTCGAATTGATGGAATCGACATCAGGGAGCTGGCACAGTCCGATCTGCACCGGATGGTAGGCCTTGTTCAGCAGGAGCCGTATCTCTACTCCGGGACGGTGCTGGATAATGTACGGCTGTTCGACGAGACCATCTCGAGGGAACGGGTGATCGAGGCTTGCCGCTTTATCGGTGCGGATTCGATCATCATGAGGATGAGGGAAGGCTATGACACCCGGTTGTCGGAGCGGGGCAGCGGCTTGTCCGCCGGCGAACGGCAGCTGATCTCCTTCGCCCGAATCATTGTGTTCCAGCCCAAGATTCTCATTCTAGACGAAGCGACCGCCAATCTGGATTCGCATACGGAGCAGCTGATTCAGAACGCCCTTCAACTTGTGGCCGAGGGGCGAACGACCCTTGTCATTGCCCATCGCCTATCTACGATCATGGGGGCGGACCGGATTTTGGTCATGAGCAAAGGCCGGATCGTGGAGCAAGGCACGCATCAGGAACTGCTGAACTCCCATGGGTATTATGAAGAGCTGTATCTTCACTCCCAAGGACAGAAGCAGGAGCACGAGGCTGCCGGTTCATTGTATCGTACAAGATAA
- a CDS encoding ABC transporter ATP-binding protein, which yields MDSHRILGDFFRKTWPFYVLSVCCHLVANIIHVNFPRVLGNFTDELKDGLLSVDGIVQYSWTLLGIGVGFAVIGGIGQFLVMYTGRYFEFMNRRRLFVHFTGLSERFYSKNGVGKLLSYFMNDVTTVREAISMGINQTANSSILLVSTIVMLLITNVPLYLVAASIAPLLLIPVIVVWLGPIIRRRSLQVQEALGVMTESAEEQFGGIRVTKKFAVEDTMKRRFGTTVDRIRDKQLRLVRVSSLFQSIIPFLGATSLIIALLFGGYLTILGRITVGNFVALTLYIRMLMNPLQQIGNVINVVQRARASLDRLNDLLGKQADIKELPGAKELNQENPGIEVRDLSFSYEDADGQEEGARQVLRGIQLDVPPGSTLGIIGRTGSGKTTLMKLLLRTFDPPPGKVLIGGVDIRKLTLKSLREGIAYVPQDGFLFSSTIRENIAFYKRDTEPAVVEEAARKARVYDNIVEFPDKFETRLGERGITLSGGQRQRTSLARGIIKNAPILILDDSVSAVDAVTETEIMETVRDIRAGRTTIIIAHRISALKHADEIIVLDQGEMVQRGTHEELLSKDGLYRTLHDIQEEGMKFHGTGH from the coding sequence TTGGACTCTCATCGAATACTTGGAGACTTTTTCAGGAAGACGTGGCCGTTTTATGTATTGTCGGTTTGCTGTCATCTGGTTGCTAACATCATCCATGTGAACTTCCCAAGGGTACTGGGCAATTTTACGGATGAACTGAAGGATGGTTTATTGTCTGTCGACGGTATCGTGCAGTACAGCTGGACGCTGCTGGGTATCGGTGTCGGGTTCGCCGTCATCGGCGGGATCGGTCAGTTTCTGGTGATGTACACGGGGCGGTATTTCGAATTTATGAACCGCCGCCGATTGTTTGTCCATTTTACGGGGCTCAGTGAGCGATTTTATTCCAAGAATGGCGTTGGCAAGTTGCTAAGTTATTTCATGAATGACGTGACGACGGTAAGGGAAGCGATCTCGATGGGGATCAATCAGACGGCAAACTCCTCCATCCTGCTGGTCTCCACAATCGTCATGCTGCTGATCACGAACGTACCGCTGTATCTGGTGGCTGCGAGCATCGCGCCTTTGCTGCTGATTCCGGTCATTGTCGTTTGGCTCGGACCGATTATCAGAAGAAGATCGTTGCAGGTACAGGAAGCGCTGGGTGTGATGACGGAATCCGCGGAGGAGCAGTTTGGCGGGATCCGTGTCACCAAGAAGTTCGCGGTGGAAGACACGATGAAGCGGCGTTTTGGGACGACGGTGGACCGCATCCGGGACAAGCAGCTGCGGCTGGTACGCGTATCATCGCTTTTTCAATCGATCATTCCGTTTCTGGGCGCTACCTCACTCATTATCGCCCTCTTATTCGGCGGTTACCTGACCATTCTGGGACGGATTACGGTCGGAAACTTTGTCGCATTGACGCTTTACATTCGCATGCTGATGAATCCGCTGCAGCAGATCGGCAATGTCATTAATGTCGTTCAGCGCGCGAGGGCTTCGCTTGACCGATTAAACGACCTGCTTGGCAAGCAGGCCGACATTAAGGAACTGCCTGGCGCCAAGGAGCTGAATCAGGAGAACCCGGGCATTGAAGTGCGTGATTTATCCTTCTCTTACGAGGATGCGGATGGTCAAGAGGAGGGGGCCAGACAGGTTCTGAGGGGCATTCAATTGGATGTTCCGCCCGGATCGACGCTGGGCATCATTGGCCGCACGGGAAGCGGCAAGACTACGCTTATGAAGCTGCTGCTGCGTACCTTCGACCCGCCTCCGGGGAAAGTGCTGATCGGGGGTGTGGATATTCGGAAGCTTACATTAAAAAGCCTGCGCGAAGGGATCGCCTATGTTCCCCAGGACGGCTTCCTGTTCAGCTCGACCATCCGCGAGAATATTGCCTTCTATAAACGGGACACGGAGCCGGCTGTCGTCGAGGAAGCGGCGCGAAAAGCACGGGTCTACGACAACATCGTGGAGTTTCCGGACAAGTTCGAGACCCGCCTTGGGGAGCGCGGCATTACCCTGTCCGGAGGACAGCGGCAGCGGACCAGCCTTGCACGGGGAATAATCAAGAATGCACCTATCCTCATTCTGGATGATAGCGTAAGCGCCGTCGACGCGGTGACGGAGACGGAAATCATGGAGACGGTTCGGGATATCCGCGCTGGGAGGACTACGATCATTATTGCCCACCGGATCAGTGCATTGAAACATGCCGATGAGATTATCGTCCTGGATCAGGGAGAGATGGTTCAGCGGGGTACGCATGAAGAACTGCTGTCGAAGGACGGACTGTACCGGACGCTGCATGACATTCAGGAAGAGGGGATGAAGTTTCATGGCACAGGCCATTAA